One window of Nakaseomyces glabratus chromosome A, complete sequence genomic DNA carries:
- the RPN14 gene encoding Rpn14p (CAGL0A00561g~Ortholog(s) have role in proteasome regulatory particle assembly, ubiquitin-dependent protein catabolic process and cytosol, nucleus localization) gives MANVPIAHIQSDFETDYENGGEFYINVDVSPNSVIEYRVHIDAGSATEVSRVDNGLRTICNDSSFTRQSNGSYKFEVNGKIYWFKTPKRLVSTEELGISESLDLISCDASTDKIVIGDSGGDINVYDHEWMSKLSLVGAHVSDVTTVKIFPSNAVLLSGSTDMQLKVWSLEDGSNPRTLKGHSAGITDTIIIERGRNVLSSSLDGSVRLWELGSGKTISKFCRKENTTDGVTSMSLLVGEESTSMSAQVTDRETGDRLEFGTEGKQVFAGHLSGTITVHDLFNKQQILQIPSSFVAPCNTIAQISEHAIVSGYEDGTVATWDIRKPQQYLQKLDFAGNAINKILNWKDKLFLSSGLDNTFEIASDSGNGKIDITSATHLATEEVNNFVIVPSAPSSRLLAVGKWGLCGIYDI, from the coding sequence ATGGCTAACGTTCCAATTGCTCATATCCAATCCGACTTCGAGACCGATTATGAGAATGGAGGTGAATTCTACATCAATGTCGATGTCTCCCCTAATAGTGTTATTGAATACCGAGTCCACATAGATGCTGGCAGTGCAACTGAGGTTAGTAGGGTTGACAATGGTTTACGTACAATTTGCAATGATAGTAGTTTCACAAGGCAGAGCAATGGAAGTTACAAATTTGAAGTGAATGGCAAAATTTACTGGTTCAAGACACCTAAGAGGCTTGTCTCTACAGAGGAATTAGGCATTTCTGAAAGCCTAGATCTTATCTCATGTGATGCTTCAACAGACAAGATAGTCATTGGTGATTCCGGAGGTGATATTAATGTCTATGACCATGAGTGGATGAGCAAGTTATCACTAGTTGGCGCTCATGTTAGTGACGTAACAACTGTCAAGATCTTTCCAAGTAATGCTGTGCTCCTATCAGGGTCTACTGACATGCAGCTTAAGGTGTGGTCTCTTGAAGATGGGTCAAATCCCAGGACCCTCAAGGGTCATTCGGCTGGGATCACAGACACCATTATTATCGAGAGGGGCCGTAACGTTCTGTCAAGTTCGCTTGACGGTAGTGTAAGGTTATGGGAGTTGGGCTCAGGTAAAACTATTTCCAAGTTCTGCAGAAAGGAAAATACCACTGATGGGGTGACATCCATGTCGCTTTTAGTAGGAGAAGAATCAACAAGCATGTCGGCTCAAGTTACCGATAGGGAAACAGGAGATAGGCTGGAGTTTGGCACTGAAGGAAAGCAAGTTTTTGCTGGTCACTTATCCGGTACGATAACTGTTCATGATCTGTTTAATAAGCAGcaaatattacaaattcCAAGCTCGTTTGTGGCACCGTGTAACACCATAGCACAAATAAGTGAGCATGCCATAGTGTCTGGTTACGAAGATGGGACAGTAGCTACTTGGGATATCCGAAAACCTCAACAGTATTTACAAAAGCTGGATTTCGCAGGTAACGCAATAAACAAAATCCTCAATTGGAAAGATAAGCTGTTTTTGTCGAGTGGCCTGGACAACACTTTCGAAATAGCCTCGGACTCCGGAAATGGCAAAATCGATATCACTTCCGCGACACATCTTGCCACAGAGGAGGTCAACAACTTCGTAATCGTGCCATCGGCACCCAGCAGTCGTTTACTTGCAGTAGGGAAATGGGGTCTCTGCGGCATATACGATATCTGA
- the PMA1 gene encoding H(+)-exporting P2-type ATPase PMA1 (CAGL0A00495g~Putative plasma membrane proton pump with a predicted role in pH homeostasis), whose protein sequence is MSDVESNNEKPPQDVYEDEEMSEDDDIDALIEELQSHHGMGDDDDSEDEGHHTGSARVVPEEYLQTDPSYGLTSDEVAHRRKKYGLNQMADERESMIVKFVMFFVGPIQFVMEAAAILAAGLSDWVDFGVICGLLMLNACVGFIQEFQAGSIVDELKKTLANVAVVIRDGQLVEVPANEVVPGDILQLEDGTIIPADGRLVTENCFLQVDQSAITGESLAVDKGYGDQTFSSSTVKRGEAFMVVTATGDNTFVGRAAALVNKASGGQGHFTEVLNGIGILLLVLVIVTLLGVWAACFYRTDNIVKILRFTLGITIIGVPVGLPAVVTTTMAVGAAYLAKKQAIVQKLSAIESLAGVEILCSDKTGTLTKNKLSLHEPYTVEGVSADDLMLTACLAASRKKKGLDAIDKAFLKSLINYPKAKDALTKYKVIEFHPFDPVSKKVTAVVESPEGERIVCVKGAPLFVLKTVEEDHPIPEDVHENYENKVAELASRGFRALGVARKRGEGHWEILGVMPCMDPPRDDTAETVNEARRLGLRVKMLTGDAVGIAKETCRQLGLGTNIYNAERLGLGGGGDMPGSELADFVENADGFAEVFPQHKYKVVEILQNRGYLVAMTGDGVNDAPSLKKADTGIAVEGASDAARSAADIVFLAPGLSAIIDALKTSRQIFHRMYSYVVYRIALSLHLELFLGLWIIILNHSLDIELIVFIAIFADVATLAIAYDNAPFSQTPVKWNLPRLWGMSIILGIVLAIGTWICLTTMFLPRGGIIQNFGSIDGVLFLQISLTENWLIFVTRAVGPFWSSIPSWQLAGAVFAVDIIATMFTLFGWFSQNWTDIVTVVKIYIWSIGVFCVLGGFYYIMSESVVFDRLMNGKPLKEEKSTRSVEDFLAAMQRVSTQHEKEN, encoded by the coding sequence ATGTCCGACGTTGAATCCAACAACGAGAAGCCACCTCAGGACGTCTACGAAGACGAGGAGATGTCCGAGGATGACGACATCGACGCCTTGATCGAGGAGTTGCAATCCCACCACGGTATGGGCGACGACGACGACAGCGAGGACGAGGGCCACCACACTGGCTCCGCCCGTGTCGTCCCAGAGGAGTACTTGCAAACCGACCCATCCTACGGTTTGACCTCCGACGAGGTCGCTCACAGACGTAAGAAGTACGGTCTGAACCAAATGGCCGACGAAAGAGAGTCCATGATCGTCAAGTTCGTCATGTTCTTCGTTGGTCCTATCCAATTCGTTATGGAAGCCGCCGCTATCTTGGCCGCCGGTCTGTCTGACTGGGTCGATTTCGGTGTTATCTGTGGTCTGCTAATGTTGAACGCCTGTGTCGGTTTCATCCAAGAATTCCAAGCCGGTTCCATCGTCGACGAACTAAAGAAAACCTTGGCTAACGTCGCCGTTGTCATCAGAGATGGTCAATTGGTCGAAGTCCCAGCTAACGAGGTTGTCCCTGGTGATATCTTGCAATTGGAAGACGGTACCATCATCCCAGCCGATGGTCGTCTAGTCACTGAAAACTGTTTCCTACAAGTCGATCAATCCGCTATCACTGGTGAATCCCTGGCTGTTGACAAGGGTTACGGTGACCAAACTTTCTCTTCCTCCACTGTCAAGAGAGGTGAAGCCTTCATGGTCGTTACCGCTACCGGTGACAACACCTTCGTCGGTAGAGCCGCCGCTTTGGTCAACAAGGCCTCCGGTGGTCAAGGTCACTTCACTGAAGTCTTGAACGGTATCGGTATCTTGCTATTGGTTTTGGTCATTGTCACCTTGTTGGGTGTCTGGGCTGCTTGTTTCTACAGAACTGACAACATCGTTAAGATCTTGAGATTTACTCTAGGTATTACCATTATCGGTGTCCCAGTCGGTTTGCCAGCTGTCGTTACCACCACCATGGCTGTCGGTGCTGCTTACTTGGCTAAGAAGCAAGCCATCGTCCAAAAGTTGTCCGCTATTGAATCCTTGGCTGGTGTCGAAATCTTGTGTTCCGACAAGACCGGTACTTTGACCAAGAACAAGCTTTCTTTGCACGAACCATACACTGTCGAAGGTGTCTCTGCAGATGACTTGATGTTGACCGCTTGTTTGGCTGCTTccagaaagaagaagggtCTAGATGCTATCGACAAGGCTTTCTTGAAGTCCTTGATCAACTATCCAAAGGCTAAGGACGCTTTGACCAAGTACAAGGTCATTGAGTTCCACCCATTCGACCCTGTCTCCAAGAAGGTTACCGCTGTTGTTGAATCCCCAGAAGGTGAAAGAATCGTCTGTGTTAAGGGTGCTCCATTGTTCGTCCTAAAGACTGTCGAAGAAGACCACCCAATCCCAGAAGATGTCCACGAAAACTACGAAAACAAGGTCGCTGAATTGGCTTCCAGAGGTTTCAGAGCCCTTGGTGTCGCCAGAAAGAGAGGTGAAGGTCACTGGGAAATCTTGGGTGTTATGCCATGTATGGATCCACCAAGAGATGACACTGCTGAAACTGTTAACGAAGCTAGAAGACTAGGTTTGAGAGTTAAGATGTTAACTGGTGATGCCGTCGGTATCGCTAAGGAAACCTGTAGACAATTGGGTCTAGGTACCAACATTTACAACGCTGAAAGACTAGGTCtaggtggtggtggtgacATGCCAGGTTCTGAATTGGCTGACTTTGTTGAAAACGCCGATGGTTTCGCTGAAGTTTTCCCACAACACAAGTACAAGGTCGTCGAAATTTTGCAAAACAGAGGTTACTTGGTTGCTATGACTGGTGACGGTGTTAACGATGCCCCATCTTTGAAGAAGGCTGACACTGGTATCGCTGTCGAAGGTGCTTCTGATGCTGCTAGATCCGCTGCTGATATTGTTTTCTTGGCCCCAGGTTTGTCTGCTATCATCGATGCTTTGAAGACCTCCAGACAAATTTTCCACAGAATGTACTCTTACGTTGTCTACCGTATCGCTTTGTCTCTTCACTTGGAATTGTTCTTGGGTCTATGGATTATCATCTTGAACCACTCCTTGGACATTGAGTTGATTGTTTTCATTGCCATTTTCGCCGACGTCGCTACTTTGGCCATTGCTTACGACAACGCTCCATTCTCTCAAACTCCTGTTAAGTGGAACCTACCAAGACTATGGGGTATGTCCATTATCTTGGGTATTGTGTTGGCTATCGGTACCTGGATCTGTTTGACTACCATGTTCTTGCCAAGAGGTGGTATCATCCAAAACTTCGGTTCCATTGACGGTGTTCTTTTCTTGCAAATCTCTTTGACTGAAAACTGGTTGATTTTCGTCACCAGAGCCGTTGGTCCATTCTGGTCTTCCATCCCATCCTGGCAATTGGCCGGTGCTGTGTTCGCCGTTGACATCATTGCTACCATGTTCACTCTATTCGGCTGGTTCTCTCAAAACTGGACCGACATTGTCACCGTTGTTAAGATCTACATCTGGTCTATCGGTGTCTTCTGTGTCTTGGGTGGTTTCTACTACATCATGTCTGAATCCGTTGTTTTCGACAGACTAATGAACGGTAAGCCATTGAAGGAAGAGAAGTCCACCAGATCTGTCGAAGATTTCTTGGCTGCTATGCAAAGAGTCTCCACTCAACACGAAAAGGAAAACTAA
- the COG7 gene encoding Golgi transport complex subunit COG7 (CAGL0A00539g~Ortholog(s) have role in intra-Golgi vesicle-mediated transport, protein localization by the Cvt pathway and Golgi transport complex, cytosol, mitochondrion localization), which yields MSGTTDMASQDEDAVLKMFFDEQFVPQAFVDILLSKANGTGLNEVRVVTSGLQSRLDYYTEHLTKELEGTISSLEKISDTLPGTWNTSDSYGADGNIGSSKLEYYLDTLANAVRSLESDIKTLNSQIDTAETESEEQTQKAAVLGRLRDFEKAKSRLNEVLLYFNQLEAIATITGKKSEQKIAPITIKDFKLSLDTLQETIVNTLDESEKKESANEKNEDILEKIDMFIELETVLKDIDPFYQEYHKFIESITKRANEYINTKNIENDL from the coding sequence ATGAGCGGAACTACAGATATGGCAAGTCAGGATGAAGATGCTGTGTTGAAAATGTTTTTCGACGAGCAATTTGTGCCGCAAGCATTTGTAGATATCTTGCTTTCGAAGGCTAACGGTACTGGTCTCAATGAGGTAAGGGTTGTGACGAGTGGCTTACAGTCAAGACTTGACTACTATACAGAACACCTAACTAAGGAGTTAGAAGGAACTATATCTTCATTAGAGAAGATATCTGATACACTTCCTGGTACATGGAATACAAGTGATTCTTATGGAGCAGATGGTAACATAGGATCGTCTAAGTTAGAATATTACTTAGATACACTTGCCAATGCAGTACGTAGTCTTGAGTCTGATATCAAAACTCTCAACTCCCAAATAGATACTGCAGAAACAGAATCAGAAGAACAAACACAAAAAGCGGCTGTATTGGGTAGGCTTCGAGACTTCGAGAAAGCTAAATCAAGGCTCAATGAAGTGTTACTATACTTCAATCAACTGGAGGCTATAGCTACTATCACTGGCAAGAAGAGCGAACAAAAGATTGCCCCAATTACGATAAAGGACTTCAAATTGTCACTCGATACTTTGCAGGAAACTATTGTCAATACCTTGGATGaatctgaaaagaaagagtcTGCCAATGAGAAAAATGAGGATATccttgaaaaaattgacaTGTTCATAGAGTTGGAAACAGTTCTGAAAGATATTGACCCATTCTACCAAGAATACCATAAGTTTATAGAATCTATTACAAAGAGAGCAAACGAGTATATTAACACGAAGAATATTGAGAATGATTTATAG
- a CDS encoding Zn(II)2Cys6 transcription factor (CAGL0A00583g~Has domain(s) with predicted DNA binding, RNA polymerase II transcription factor activity, sequence-specific DNA binding, zinc ion binding activity and role in regulation of transcription, DNA-templated, transcription, DNA-templated), whose protein sequence is MTTKGRSKIIRRRVIKSCQYCYAHKLKCNRESPCLTCQQQGTQDQCVYNFQDNDTLTHRKSLEQFKVLKEPRYTLRSSTQYKLFKPKTFYPFFSSSLTDKLVFSSIYDDVALTPNFTRNPITRLNKLDKQNLPDSIDDVISILPKSLEEALSQLDIFQSSIHAIIPVLSISESRQAITNFYEDLSSSQINTTDALVLLGILFCSSYSAIASGIVIDTDICTNYYNGYRFLLHHSDFPRYPTIEALQVFTVVNFVIDPNMLDMTGHSAMLIRVAQQLGLHKNDQYRGDKTNQRLNFLWNYLLYIDGSTSVVHGFPFSTRTWLYQQTDIDLKYRDPDLAIPVEFSLGRFCINKVFRSVMDMSIDEETIGDRLRLQKEISELCSVLIRLSKDLESRLGRIKAQYFNSTLFIFLFRLHSRFILLTSGQLPQDKILESQNTDNKKVEYSINNITWILDKPQKFDVKVTTLSLLILIQTLRRITQDSIDKYLWYTKGSTVMQYLFVLLKDLYQHPSSDLHIEDVFPEYGTVVGEEILNSYSNNPNVFKIVLLDILIGVLELKLAPLWSNSDLFQFTLVKSLKEAVEVKFSDFIDANDAKIHLLKESVDLFRLAEKCLVNKSSICLEDCLRIWENDDEFLQYTKSFAEWLTEL, encoded by the coding sequence ATGACTACCAAAGGAAGAAGCAAAATCATAAGAAGGAGAGTTATCAAGTCTTGTCAGTACTGTTACGCTCACAAATTGAAGTGTAATCGCGAAAGTCCCTGTCTGACTTGTCAGCAGCAAGGTACACAAGATCAATGTGTGTACAACTTCCAGGATAATGATACACTGACCCATAGAAAGTCGTTAGAGCAATTTAAAGTTCTTAAAGAGCCGCGATATACTCTAAGGTCATCGACACAGTACAAGTTGTTCAAACCGAAGACATTCTACCCATTTTTTAGCAGTTCATTAACAGATAAGTTAGTCTTCTCTTCTATATATGATGATGTGGCTTTGACACCAAACTTTACTAGAAATCCTATTACTAGATTAAACAAGTTGGACAAACAAAATCTCCCTGATTCTATCGATGATGTGATATCTATATTACCGAAATCTTTGGAAGAAGCCTTATCGCAGTTGGATATATTTCAATCATCCATTCATGCTATAATACCTGTTCTTTCAATCTCCGAGAGCCGACAAGCAATAACGAATTTCTATGAAGATTTGAGCTCATCACAGATAAATACTACAGATGCGTTAGTTTTGTTAGGGATTCTATTCTGCTCTTCATATTCAGCCATTGCTTCTGGTATTGTAATAGACACCGACATATGTACCAATTACTATAATGGCTACAGGTTTTTACTTCATCATTCCGATTTCCCGAGATACCCAACAATAGAAGCATTGCAAGTTTTCACAGTGgttaattttgttattgaCCCTAACATGTTAGACATGACTGGCCATTCAGCTATGCTAATTAGAGTTGCGCAGCAGCTTGGTCTGCATAAAAATGACCAATATAGAGGAGATAAGACAAATCAAAGGTTAAACTTTTTGTGGAATTATTTACTTTACATTGATGGTTCCACTTCTGTTGTACATGGATTCCCTTTCTCAACAAGAACATGGTTGTACCAACAAACAGATATTGATCTAAAATATAGAGACCCCGATCTGGCAATTCCTGTTGAATTCTCTCTTGGTAGATTTTGTATTAATAAAGTATTTCGGTCTGTTATGGATATGTCAATAGATGAGGAGACGATAGGCGACAGGTTAAGACTGCAGAAAGAGATTAGTGAACTCTGCTCTGTCCTAATAAGGCTTTCTAAGGATCTGGAATCGCGATTAGGAAGGATCAAAGCGCAGTATTTTAATTCAACtttgttcatttttttattccgCCTACATTCCAGGTTCATTTTACTAACTTCAGGGCAGCTTCCGCAAGACAAAATTCTGGAATCCCAAAATACCGATAATAAAAAGGTAGAGTATTCTATTAACAATATTACTTGGATTTTAGATAAGCCTCAGAAGTTTGACGTTAAGGTTACTACTTTATCTCTACTTATTCTCATACAAACTCTCCGCCGCATAACACAGGATAGCATAGACAAATATTTGTGGTATACAAAGGGTTCCACAGTAATGCAATATTTATTTGTGTTGCTAAAAGATCTTTATCAGCACCCTAGTTCTGATCTGCATATCGAGGATGTTTTCCCTGAGTATGGTACTGTGGTTGGTGAGGAAATATTAAATTCCTATTCGAACAATCCTAACGTTTTTAAAATTGTTCTTTTGGATATCCTAATTGGAGTTTTGGAGTTGAAATTGGCACCGCTTTGGAGCAATTCCgatttatttcaatttacATTAGTAAAATCACTTAAAGAAGCAGTTGAGGTTAAGTTCAGCGACTTCATTGACGCAAATGATGCAAAAATACATCTTCTCAAAGAAAGTGTCGATCTCTTTAGGTTAGCAGAGAAATGTCTTGTAAATAAGAGTAGCATTTGCTTGGAAGATTGTTTAAGGATTTGggaaaatgatgatgaattcCTACAATACACTAAGAGTTTTGCCGAGTGGCTAACAGAATTGTAA
- the PMC1 gene encoding calcium-transporting ATPase PMC1 (CAGL0A00517g~Ortholog(s) have calcium-transporting ATPase activity, role in calcium ion transport, cellular calcium ion homeostasis, cellular response to drug, transmembrane transport and integral component of fungal-type vacuolar membrane localization): protein MPHNMNFHSPKSVGAFVEQVGGSAEALARRLSTDLANGIATDKDAELPPLKRRDAYGSNRLPERAPKSFWALVREAFQDRTMLLLTGAAVVSFTLGIYEVLTQPPELDPEGNPITQVDWIEGLAIMMAVLVVVLVSAANDYQKELQFQQLNRKREDRQVVVVRDAAESLISIHNLLVGDLLKLQTGDVVPADCVLVRGECETDESALTGESNTIKKLPLADALEYHSAHGGRDIGDTSASGASGAADDSRCPDCMLISGSRVLSGLASAIVTNVGVNSVHGKTMASLKEDSEDTPLQMRLSQLTDNISVYGCVAAITLFVVLFARYLSYILPSGGKYHDLPPAEKGSKFMDIFITAITVIVVAVPEGLPLAVTLALAFATTRMTKDGNLVRVLRSCETMGSATAVCSDKTGTLTENIMTVVRGTLGRAGFDDIGADPSKSNLVFKKKCSDLLRTVIYDNIVLNSTAFENKDYKDPNNYNSIDDSQPRRLIRRITQTLQKKKPDDEENLLAHAAEGRQEPYIGSKTETALLSLARKSFGLKFGALQSFRGHPEKLPTVETIVQIIPFESSRKWSAIVVKLNSNKENEGKKFRLYVKGAAEIVAKACTLKNVCNEGISEIDQKSKDDIEEQIFSLAKDALRAISLAHMDFDVNEWPPKELADPENSHEALAVKLIDPKKPHLEGLTLDAIVGIQDPLRENVKNSVAQCQKAGVTVRMVTGDNLLTAKAIARNCGILSSKSLNDSACAMEGPAFRKLSDSERKRILPKLRVLARSSPEDKKILVRALKEMGEVVAVTGDGTNDAPALKLADVGFSMGITGTEVAREASDIILMTDDFSAIVNAIKWGRCVAASIKKFIQFQLIVNVTAVLLTFVTSVISSDVKSVLTAVQLLWVNLIMDTLAALALATDKPDPNIMDRKPKGRSTPLITPSTWKMIIGQAILQLSVTFTLYSHGAQYFFGKPKEDLPGHEHQQINAMIFNTFVWLQWFTLLVSRKLDEADGIKDWRKRLTASNLNFFQDLFRNYYFIFIMSLIAVLQVLIMFFGGAPFSIAHQTKKMWLVSVSSGILAIPVGALIRICPDEWAQAVFPARLAKAIKYFAGLEFLRNTESESRSDSEEEERLLTPA, encoded by the coding sequence ATGCCACACAATATGAACTTCCACAGCCCCAAGTCGGTGGGTGCGTTCGTGGAGCAGGTGGGCGGCAGCGCCGAGGCGCTCGCCCGCCGGCTCTCGACGGACCTCGCCAACGGTATAGCCACAGACAAAGACGCGGAGCTTCCGCCCTTGAAAAGAAGGGACGCATACGGCAGCAACCGGCTGCCCGAGCGCGCGCCGAAGAGCTTCTGGGCGCTCGTGCGCGAGGCGTTCCAGGACAGGACCATGCTGCTGCTGACGGGTGCCGCCGTGGTGTCCTTCACGCTCGGCATCTACGAGGTGCTGACGCAGCCCCCCGAGCTCGACCCCGAGGGCAACCCGATCACGCAGGTGGACTGGATTGAGGGCCTCGCGATCATGATGGCAGTGCTCGTAGTCGTGCTCGTGTCCGCCGCCAACGACTACCAGAAGGAGCTCCAGTTCCAGCAGCTCAACAGGAAGCGCGAGGACAGGCAGGTCGTGGTGGTCCGCGACGCCGCCGAGTCCCTCATATCCATACACAACCTCCTCGTCGGCGACCTCCTGAAGCTCCAGACCGGCGACGTGGTCCCCGCTGACTGCGTCCTCGTCCGCGGCGAGTGCGAGACCGACGAGTCCGCGCTCACAGGCGAGTCAAACACCATCAAGAAGCTCCCCTTGGCAGACGCTCTCGAGTACCACAGCGCCCACGGCGGCAGGGACATCGGCGACACCAGTGCCAGCGGTGCCAGCGGCGCAGCCGACGATAGCCGCTGCCCGGACTGCATGCTCATCTCGGGCTCCCGAGTGCTCTCGGGCCTCGCCAGCGCCATCGTCACCAACGTAGGCGTCAACTCCGTGCACGGCAAGACCATGGCGTCCCTGAAGGAGGACTCGGAGGACACTCCCTTGCAGATGAGGCTCAGCCAGCTCACAGACAACATCTCGGTCTATGGCTGCGTCGCCGCCATCACCCTCTTCGTCGTGCTCTTCGCCCGCTACCTCTCCTACATCCTTCCCTCCGGCGGCAAGTACCACGACCTGCCCCCCGCCGAAAAGGGCAGCAAGTTCATGgacatcttcatcaccGCCATCACAGTCATCGTCGTCGCCGTCCCCGAGGGCCTGCCCCTCGCAGTAACCCTCGCGCTCGCCTTCGCTACAACAAGAATGACCAAAGACGGCAACCTCGTGAGAGTGCTCAGGAGTTGTGAGACCATGGGGTCCGCAACAGCTGTGTGCTCGGACAAGACAGGTACCTTGACGGAGAACATCATGACCGTGGTCAGAGGCACCCTCGGCAGAGCCGGGTTCGACGACATCGGCGCAGACCCTTCGAAGTCAAACCTGGTCTTCAAAAAGAAGTGCTCCGACTTGCTCAGAACAGTGATCTACGACAACATCGTACTGAACTCCACAGCCTTCGAGAACAAAGACTACAAGGACCccaacaactacaactCCATCGATGACTCACAGCCAAGACGCCTGATCAGAAGAATTACCCAAACTttgcagaagaagaaaccagACGACGAGGAAAACCTGCTAGCCCATGCAGCTGAGGGCAGACAGGAACCTTACATCGGCTCAAAGACTGAAACAGCACTGCTATCCTTGGCCAGAAAGTCCTTCGGCTTGAAATTTGGCGCTTTGCAATCCTTCAGAGGACACCCTGAAAAACTACCGACCGTTGAAACAATTGTCCAGATTATCCCATTTGAAAGCTCCAGAAAATGGTCCGCTATTGTGGTAAAACTAAATAGCAACAAGGAAAATGAAGGTAAGAAGTTCCGTCTGTACGTGAAGGGTGCCGCTGAAATTGTTGCTAAGGCTTGCACCTTGAAAAATGTCTGCAATGAGGGTATCTCTGAGATTGACCAGAAAAGTAAAGACGATATCGAAGAACAAATATTCAGCTTGGCAAAGGACGCCCTGAGGGCTATCTCTTTAGCACACATGGATTTCGATGTTAACGAATGGCCTCCTAAAGAACTTGCTGATCCAGAGAATTCCCATGAAGCATTGGCAGTCAAACTGATTGATCCTAAAAAACCACACTTGGAAGGTCTCACTTTAGATGCTATCGTAGGTATCCAAGATCCACTACGTGAAAACGTTAAGAATTCGGTCGCTCAATGTCAAAAAGCCGGTGTCACTGTACGTATGGTTACCGGTGATAACTTGTTGACTGCTAAAGCCATTGCAAGAAACTGTGGCATTCTCTCAAGCAAAAGTTTGAACGATAGTGCATGTGCCATGGAAGGTCCTGCGTTCAGGAAACTAAGTGATAGTGAACGGAAGCGCATCTTACCAAAGTTGAGAGTTTTGGCAAGATCCTCCCCAGAAGATAAGAAGATTCTAGTGAGAGCTTTGAAGGAAATGGGAGAAGTTGTTGCTGTTACTGGTGATGGTACAAACGATGCTCCGGCTTTGAAACTTGCAGATGTTGGTTTCTCGATGGGTATTACTGGTACTGAAGTTGCCAGGGAAGCTTCCGATATCATCTTGATGACTGACGACTTTTCAGCGATCGTTAATGCAATCAAATGGGGTAGGTGTGTTGCTGCTTCcatcaaaaaattcattcaGTTTCAATTAATTGTTAATGTAACTGCAGTATTGCTGACTTTTGTTACTTCAGTAATTTCCTCTGATGTAAAATCTGTTCTTACTGCTGTTCAATTGCTTTGGGTTAACCTAATCATGGATACTCTAGCTGCGCTAGCTCTAGCCACAGATAAACCTGATCCAAATATTATGGACAGAAAGCCCAAAGGTCGTTCTACTCCACTGATTACTCCGTCAACTTGGAAAATGATCATTGGTCAAGCAATCCTACAATTATCTGTTACTTTTACGCTTTACTCACACGGTGCCCAATATTTCTTTGGCAAGCCAAAGGAAGATCTTCCTGGGCATGAGCATCAACAAATTAATGCAATGATATTTAATACTTTCGTTTGGTTGCAATGGTTTACACTGCTGGTGTCAAGGAAACTTGATGAAGCAGATGGTATAAAAGATTGGAGGAAGAGGTTGACCGCTTCAAACTTAAATTTCTTCCAGGATTTGTTTAGAAATTATtacttcattttcattatgTCATTAATTGCTGTATTACAAGTTCTAATCATGTTTTTTGGAGGGGCACCTTTTTCTATTGCCCACCAAACTAAAAAGATGTGGCTTGTTTCAGTGAGTAGTGGTATTCTTGCCATCCCTGTTGGTGCATTGATCAGAATATGCCCAGATGAATGGGCTCAAGCGGTGTTCCCCGCTAGACTAGCCAAAGCAATCAAATACTTTGCAGGTTTAGAATTTCTAAGAAATACAGAAAGTGAATCCAGAAGTGATTCAGAGGAGGAGGAAAGATTGTTGACTCCGGCTTGA